The sequence ATATGCATGTGAAAGGCGGTCAGCGGTGGCCACACGCAAGGAGATCGACGGCTCGGCGGGGGTCCCGCAGTTCTACGGGAAGGAGCTCCGCTTCAAGAGGGAGGAGGCGGGCCTGACCCTGGAGGGGCTGACAGAGGGCAGCTTCTTCAGCATCACGTTCCTGAGCGAGGTCGAGCACGGCAACCGCCGGATGCCGCCGGAGCTTGCACAGCATGTGGACCGCGTACTGCGGACGGACGGGTTTTTCAGGCGCCGTTGTGAAGATGTACGCGGAGCCAAGCAGGGAGCGCACGCCTCGTTCTTCGCGGGCGTAGCGGAGGTGGAGGTCCGCGCCCGGACCATCTACGAGTGGTCGGGCACTCTGGTCCCGGGACTCCTCCAGACACCGGCCTATGCGCGCGCCGTCATCCAGGCCACGCACCCTCTGGACACGCCGGAGGAGGTGCAGGCCAAGATCGACGTCCGGCAGGAGCGGGCCAAGCTGTTCGACAACCCCAAGAAGCCCGAGTACTGGGTGGTTCTGCACGAGTCGCTGATCCGCCACCCCCTCCTGGAGCCGGCCGAGATGGCCGAGCAGCTGGATCACATCGCCGCCTTTGTGCGCAGCCGTCGCGTCGTTGTGCAGATCCTTCCGTGGAACGCGGCCACCCGCCCCATCAGTGAGCTGCCGCTGCTGCTCATGGACTTCGATGACGAACCGCCGCTGCTCTACACCGAAGGTCCTTACCACGGTCAGACCATCGACGATCCGGGGCTCGTTAAGCAGTACCGCAGGGCATACGATCGTTTCAGGGCCGCCGCGCTGCCGCCAGAGGTGTCCCTCGCCCTGCTGGAGAAGGCGGCTGAGGAGTACCGGCATGGCCAGCACCACCCTTGATCTCAGCGCCGCACGCTGGCACAAGAGCAGCTACAGCAACGGCTCTGGCGGCAACTGCCTCGAAGTGGCCCAGGACTTCGCTGGCTGGCGCAAGAGCAGTCACAGCAATGGCGATGGCGGTAACTGCCTCGAAGTGGCCGACGGCCACCCCGGTCTCGTCCCCGTCCGTGACTCCAAGCGGCCCGACGGGCCCGCCCTCATCCTGGGCGCCGCCGCTTGGGCACCCTTCATCGAGAGCGTCAAGGCCGCCTGACGCAACAGCCACCACGCAGACAGAGCGCGCCCGGTCCGACCGGGCGCGCTCTTCTCGGTCCTGGCCCCATCGCAGAAGACACCGCTGCCAACTCACGGCCTTCCTCGGCGTGTTCGCCTTCCTTTATCAGGTCATGCGGCGATTGGATGAGGATTGATCCACTCCGCCCCTCCTCAACTCGCCCCGAAGGCCCCCGTCCACTGGTACGGGACCGCCCCTTCGTTCCAGGGCGCTCCTCGGGGCTCGACCTCATCTTCAAGGAGCACAGCCGCATGTCAGAGCTGCCGAAGCGCAACGTCACCAGGCCCGTCAGCTCACGGCCGGTCAAGCCCCTTCGAAGCAACGACGCGGCGAACCTCGATTCCGCCCGCGCCGCACTGGCTCGCGCCATGGCGGCGCAGCGCGCCGAGAACGCCGAGAACGAGGCGGGCCGGAGCGCACCGGCGCGGGGCCCCGCGGACCCCGGCGCCGCGCAGCCGCCCGCGGAGTCGGCTCATGAGATATCACCGGCCGCCGCCCCTCGTCGCCGCCGGGCGTTCTCGCGACGGGCGCGAATCCTGGCCGCGGTGGTCGCGGTGGTGGCCGTTGCCGTCGTCGCGGGCGTGGCCGTTACGGCCGGCGGGGGCTCCGACGGCTCCAGCCGCCGGGCCGACGCGCCTGCCGAGGGTTCCGTACGACCCGACGCCGTGGAAGCCGGGGACCGTTCGCCACTGCCGGGGGCTTCGACGGCGGAGGGGTCGGCGTCCCCCGACGCCGCCCCGTCCGCCACCACCTCCTCGTCATCGAGCGCGGAGCCCAGGAGCACGCCCGGTCCGGGCAGGAGCACCGACCCCGCCGGGTCCGGGGCATCGTCGGAAGCGGACGGCACCGGGACGGACGGCGCCGGGAAACCGGCCACCGGCAAGGGCGGCGGTTCGAACGAGGTCCACGGATTCCCGCTGGCTGTCGAGGCGTCGGGCAAGTGCCTGACCGGCGCGGGCTCGGGGTCGCAGCTCGTGGCGTCCGCCTGCGACGGTTCGTCCGGCCAGTCCTGGAGTCCCGGTCCCGACGGCAGCCTGCGGCAGGGCGGACTCTGCGCGACGCTCACCGGAACCGAGGACCGCACTCCGGTCGTCCTGAGCGGCTGCACCGGGGCTTCCGCGCAGCGCGTCAGCCTTTCCGGTACGGCGCTGCTGTCCGCGTCCACCGGCAAGTGCCTGGATCTCTTCGGAGGGGCGAGCGGCTCGCAGATCGTGCTCTGGGAGTGCAACGGCCGTGACAACCAGCGCTGGCACGCCGCCTGACTGCCGCGTGAGCACCGCTGAGCCCCCTACCCCGCCATCTCGACGTCGGAGTCGTCGGAGTCGTCGGACTCGGATCCGTACTGCTGGTTCCCGTCAGCCCGGTGTCCGCCGTTGCCCAGTAGCCGCCGCGTCCCGTCCGGAAGGCCGGCTCATGCACTTCTTGTCTTCGAGCGGGACTCCGGATCGCGGGTCATGCGCTTTTCATGGGATCCGGTGCGTACCGCCAGAAGGCCGGTACCGCGAGGGCGAGGACCACGACGGCAACGACTACGAGCAGTCCCCCGCCGAACGTGGCCGAGCGCGCGCCCGCCACCTCGCCCACCGTGCCGTGCAGGAGGTCGGCGAGGCGTGGGCCGCCCGCGACGACGACCGTGAAGACGCCCTGTGTCCGGCCGCGCATCTCGTCCGTGGCCTCGGACTGGAGAATGACGCCGCGGAACACCATGGAGATCATGTCGGCGGCTCCCGCGAGCGCGAGCATGAGGGCCGCGAGCCACAGCGAGTGCGCGAGGCCGAGACCCGCGACGGCGAGGCCCCACCCGACGATCGAGAGAACGACCATCATGCCGTGCCTGCGGATGTGTGAGTAGAGCCCCGAGAAGACGCCGCACAACAGTGCGCCGACGGGCAGCGCCGCGTAGAGCACGCCGAGCGCGGCGTCGCCGCCGAAGTACGAGTGCGCCATCTCGGGGAAGAGGGCGCGTGGCATCCCGAGCACCATCGCGGCGATGTCGGCGAGGAAGGAGACGAGAAGGAGCTTGCGCGGCCAGAGGTAGCGGAAGCCGTCGAAGATGTCCGTGAGCCGGGCGCGGCGCGCGGTGACCTTGAGCGGCGGAAGCGGCGGCAGCTTCCACACCGCCCGCAGCGTGATGACGAGCGCGAGCGTGTCTATGAGGTAGAGCGTCGAGATGCCGAGGACGGGGGCGAGCGCCCCTGCGAGCAGCGGGCCGAGGATCTGTCCGAACTGCGCGACGGTGGAGGTGAGCGCGGTCGCGGCGGGGAGTTGCGCCTCGGGGACGAGGCGTGCGACGGAGGCGGTGCGGGTCGGGGAGTTGATGCCGAAGAGGGCCTGTTGGAAGGCGAGCAGGACGAAGAGCACTGTGACGGACTGCATCCCGAGGGCGGCCTGCACCCAGAAGAGGAGCGAGGTAACAGCGATGCCGGCGTTGCTGAAGAGCAGCAGCGTGCGGCGGTCACGCAGGTCGGCGATGGCACCGCCCCACAGTGCGAAGACGATGAGCGGCACGAGTGCCACGGCTCCGGCGACGCCGACGAGGGCGGAGGATCCCGTGTCTTCGTAGATCTGGAGCGGGACGGCGACTGCGGTGAGCTGGCTGCCGATCGCGGTGACGACGGTGGAGGACCACAAGCGGCGGAAGGGCTTGATCCGCAGCGGCGTGGTGTCGACGGTGAAGCGTCTGCGGCGCTGGGCGGTGTCGGGGGGCGCGGACTCGGGGTCCTCGGTCTTCGCGGTGGGCTGGGGGGCACTGTCGGCCACCGGGGGCTCCGATTCCCGGCAGGAAACGGCCCTCGTACATCGACGCGCCGCCCCCTGCCGTGTCATTCCGGGCAGAAAGGTGTGACGCGTTGATTGACGTTAACGCCTACGGTCGCGGGTCCCGGCGCGGGAGATTCCTTTGGGGATCTCCGTCAAGGCGCATGAGCCGCACGGTGCGAATTTAGCCGGGCGCGAGAGACCGGTCAACCTGAGGTTGATGTCGGGGCGGTCACAGGAGTCCCGTGATGGCCTGACCGCCCGCGGCAAGTCAGAACAGCAACTCTTCATGCATGCACGGCCGGCAGAGCCGGATCCCAGACCCACGAGAGCAAAGCGGGGTGACCCTGGAGGAGTCGGTCGTAGGGTGACGTCCATCTCCGGCTGAGGCTGAGGCAAGGGCGGTCGTCGGGGCCCGCCGAGGCGGCCCCCCGGGCAGCGCGAAGGGGCGCGCCCGGTGGTGGTCCGGGCGCGCCCCTCGGCGCGTATGGCAGCCGTCGACCGGTCAGCGGTCGAAGCGCTCCCGCATGTCGTCCGCAGCGCCCTGCGCACGGTCGCGGCCCTGCTCCGCCGTGTTGCGGGCCTTGTCGCGGCCCTCGCCGCCCTTGCGGTCCTTCGACTGCTTCTGGCCCTGGTCCTGCGCCGCGCTCTTCGCCTGGTCGGCGAGGTCCTTGGCCTTGTCCTTGAACTGGTCGGCGATGCCCATGCTGTTCACTCCTATGTGGTGCGTGGGGGACGGCCCCGGTGGGGCCTCGACCAGATTCACATGGCCGCCCACGCTCCGCATGTCGATCAGTTACGCTGCGTACGCGCCGAGCGTTCGTCCTGGTCAGCGGCGCCGCCCGCGCCGACGAGGCCCTTGCTGACGCCTTCCAGGCGGGGGCCGAAGCGGCGCATCTCGCGCTGGCCGACGACGCCGATGAGGGTCGGCAGGTAGCCGCGTACGGACTGCATGCCGCGCAGCCACCACTGGGCGTAGACATGGGCGGAGCGGCGCTCGATGCCGGCGACGATGCGGTCGACGGCGGGGCCGAGCGGGTACGTGCGGTTGGCCGGCCAGGGCAGCCGCTTGCGCAGGTCGCGCATGACGTCGTCCTCGTCGGCGCCGCGGACCATGTCGGTGTCGGTCCAGGAGAGGTAGCCGACGCCGACCTTCACGCCCCGGTAGCCGACCTCGGCGCGGAGGCTGTGGGCGAAGGCCTCGACGCCCGATTTGGAGGCGCAGTAGGCGCTCATCATCGGGGCCGGGGTTATCGCGGCGAGGGAGGCGATCTGGAGGAAGTAGCCGCGGCTCTCCATGAGTACGGGCAGGAAGGCGCGGGCGGTGACGGCGCCGCCGATGAGGTTGACCTCGATGACCCGGCGCCAGGCGACGGGGTCGGAGTCGATGAGGGGGCCGCCGGTGGCGACGCCCGCGTTGGCGACGACGATGTCGACCTTGCCGAAGCGGGCCTTGACCTCCTGGGCGACGCGGGCCATGGCCTCGTGGTCGGTGACGTCGGCGTGCCAGTGGTCGCTTTCGCCGTGGAGGCGTTCGGAGACCTTCTTCAGCTCGTCCGGTTCGAGGCCGACGAGGGCGAGGATCGCGCCGCGGGCCGAGAGCTTGCGGGCGAGCAGTTCGCCGACGCCGCGGGCGGCTCCGGTGACGACGACGACCTGTCCTTCGAGAATTCCCCTGCCGCTCATGCGACCTCCTCCTTGCCCTCGGCGTCTGTGGTGTCCCGTTCCGGCAGAACCGGGAGGTATGCGGTCACCAGTTCCCGTATCTTCGCCGTGACCACCTCCGGAGCCTCCACCGGAGTCATATGGCCCATGCCCGCCAGCTCGGTCAGCCCCAGGCAGTCGGGCAGCGCCGCCGCGATGGCGCGGGCGTGGACGGGCGGCGTGAGCCGGTCCTCCGTGCCCGCGACGACCGCGGTGGGTACGCGCAGTTCCCGTACGCCCTCGTCCAGATCCAGGTCGGCGAGGACGTGGCCCCAGGCCACCCGGGGTTTGCGGGGGCACTCGTGCACGATGCGGGCGCAGGTGTCGACCCGATCGGGGGCCGAACCGGCCCCCATTGTCCCGTACTTGAGTATCCGGCGGGACACCGGTGTGACCGGTCCGAGGGGGGCGCGGGCGCCGAGTACAGCGCGGGTGAGGCGGGTGCGGACGGCGCCGGGGCGCATCGGTACGACGCGGGACTCGGCGAGGAGGCGGGAGCTGCCGGTGCTGCACAGGAGGACGGCGGCGGCGTGCTCGCGGAGCCCGGGGCGGCGGGAGGCGGACATGATGGTCATGCCGCCCATGGAGTGTCCGGCGAGTACCGCCTTCTCGCCGGGGGCGAGGGTGGCGGCGAGTACCGCTTCGAGGTCGTCGGCGAGGGCGTCGGTGCTGTAGCCGTCGCGGGCGGCGGCGGGTGAGGTGCCGTGGCCG comes from Streptomyces sp. Mut1 and encodes:
- a CDS encoding helix-turn-helix domain-containing protein codes for the protein MATRKEIDGSAGVPQFYGKELRFKREEAGLTLEGLTEGSFFSITFLSEVEHGNRRMPPELAQHVDRVLRTDGFFRRRCEDVRGAKQGAHASFFAGVAEVEVRARTIYEWSGTLVPGLLQTPAYARAVIQATHPLDTPEEVQAKIDVRQERAKLFDNPKKPEYWVVLHESLIRHPLLEPAEMAEQLDHIAAFVRSRRVVVQILPWNAATRPISELPLLLMDFDDEPPLLYTEGPYHGQTIDDPGLVKQYRRAYDRFRAAALPPEVSLALLEKAAEEYRHGQHHP
- a CDS encoding DUF397 domain-containing protein, with protein sequence MASTTLDLSAARWHKSSYSNGSGGNCLEVAQDFAGWRKSSHSNGDGGNCLEVADGHPGLVPVRDSKRPDGPALILGAAAWAPFIESVKAA
- a CDS encoding RICIN domain-containing protein, yielding MSELPKRNVTRPVSSRPVKPLRSNDAANLDSARAALARAMAAQRAENAENEAGRSAPARGPADPGAAQPPAESAHEISPAAAPRRRRAFSRRARILAAVVAVVAVAVVAGVAVTAGGGSDGSSRRADAPAEGSVRPDAVEAGDRSPLPGASTAEGSASPDAAPSATTSSSSSAEPRSTPGPGRSTDPAGSGASSEADGTGTDGAGKPATGKGGGSNEVHGFPLAVEASGKCLTGAGSGSQLVASACDGSSGQSWSPGPDGSLRQGGLCATLTGTEDRTPVVLSGCTGASAQRVSLSGTALLSASTGKCLDLFGGASGSQIVLWECNGRDNQRWHAA
- a CDS encoding MFS transporter produces the protein MADSAPQPTAKTEDPESAPPDTAQRRRRFTVDTTPLRIKPFRRLWSSTVVTAIGSQLTAVAVPLQIYEDTGSSALVGVAGAVALVPLIVFALWGGAIADLRDRRTLLLFSNAGIAVTSLLFWVQAALGMQSVTVLFVLLAFQQALFGINSPTRTASVARLVPEAQLPAATALTSTVAQFGQILGPLLAGALAPVLGISTLYLIDTLALVITLRAVWKLPPLPPLKVTARRARLTDIFDGFRYLWPRKLLLVSFLADIAAMVLGMPRALFPEMAHSYFGGDAALGVLYAALPVGALLCGVFSGLYSHIRRHGMMVVLSIVGWGLAVAGLGLAHSLWLAALMLALAGAADMISMVFRGVILQSEATDEMRGRTQGVFTVVVAGGPRLADLLHGTVGEVAGARSATFGGGLLVVVAVVVLALAVPAFWRYAPDPMKSA
- a CDS encoding SDR family oxidoreductase, which produces MSGRGILEGQVVVVTGAARGVGELLARKLSARGAILALVGLEPDELKKVSERLHGESDHWHADVTDHEAMARVAQEVKARFGKVDIVVANAGVATGGPLIDSDPVAWRRVIEVNLIGGAVTARAFLPVLMESRGYFLQIASLAAITPAPMMSAYCASKSGVEAFAHSLRAEVGYRGVKVGVGYLSWTDTDMVRGADEDDVMRDLRKRLPWPANRTYPLGPAVDRIVAGIERRSAHVYAQWWLRGMQSVRGYLPTLIGVVGQREMRRFGPRLEGVSKGLVGAGGAADQDERSARTQRN
- a CDS encoding alpha/beta fold hydrolase, translated to MSRPLPAAGRRPVPARELLAVSADGSRIHVEIHGQDGAPAVVLSHGWTCNTHFWDAQIKDLAVDHRVIAYDQRGHGTSPAAARDGYSTDALADDLEAVLAATLAPGEKAVLAGHSMGGMTIMSASRRPGLREHAAAVLLCSTGSSRLLAESRVVPMRPGAVRTRLTRAVLGARAPLGPVTPVSRRILKYGTMGAGSAPDRVDTCARIVHECPRKPRVAWGHVLADLDLDEGVRELRVPTAVVAGTEDRLTPPVHARAIAAALPDCLGLTELAGMGHMTPVEAPEVVTAKIRELVTAYLPVLPERDTTDAEGKEEVA